The following is a genomic window from Panthera uncia isolate 11264 chromosome B4, Puncia_PCG_1.0, whole genome shotgun sequence.
agggaggacacggaatccaaagcaggctccaagctctgagctgtcagcacagacccggtcgcggactcgaactcacagactgagagatcatgacttgagccgaagtcggacatttaactgactgagccactcaggcgccctgaagTATTTTTTGAACAAGATGTACTGAGCCAGAAATCTTGTGGCATTCAGCCTCATGTATCGTGGGGGAAAGACTATagctgagagagaaaaagcgttCATCTAAGTAACAAAGCTCTCTTCGTAGTATGACGGCTTTCTCAACTCCCCACTTACACGTTCTGGAATATTAACCCTTCGTAAGTTACGAGATAGAATCTCCCTGcagcagtttaaaaataaaccagtaaaACAAATTGGGAATTTTTGTATAGACCGCAGGTAACCATAGTAAAATGGAGGGTGCAGCCAGGAAACTGCAACTCCCATGAAGCAGCGAGAGGGAAAGCGGAAGTCGCTATCGTTTGCTTGTCTGCACCTCTCGGACCCACATTGGAAATATGTGCTCACGCTGAAACAACACAATATCTTCATAATAAAACTGAGGGAAGGGAGATTTTGTAACTCAAATTCAAAACGTCTTCCCAGAGAACTCCTAATTCAATCAATCTGCCACCTGAGACGAGCTGAATGCCATTGTTACTCTTCTTAGGCAGCCCCGCCCCTGAAGGGAAAAGTGAGATAACGGAAATGACGACACAGCTCCCTGTTAAATAGCTGTAGGCGGGCCTCTGGCGCTCTCTCCGCCTTAGCGCCATCTTCTTGGGTGAGTGTTGGGGCTGTTTGTGTTTGTATTCTGTGCTCAATCCATTAACATCTGATCTCTGCACTTGCCATCATTACACGAAACTAACTGTagcttttttctctttacctGTAGAAACCTCTCCGCCATGAGAGCTAAGGTAAGCAGTCCTTGGCAGTAAGCTGAGGCAGTAGAGATTAgtgatgggggggcgggggacaacTAGGCAAGGGAAGTCCGCCATGGTTCCCGAGCCGCTGGGTTCTCAAGGGTGCCCAAGAGCTAGTGGAAGAGGAAGGCTAATTTGGGGAGAAGCAAAAGAGGCGGGTAAGTACTGTGGGCACAAAGGGCGGGAGTAGAAAAGCGCACGCGGGATTCGTATCTATTTTGGCGGGTGAGGGTGGGAGTCCAAATTATTGCTGGATTTACTGTGACTATACTTACATAGTTGGTCAAGAACCTGCCAGGTTCTAAATAATGCCCTTCACATCTCTGCCCAGATCTCTTATTAAAACTAATCTCTTGTTTTATTCTCTGCCTCTGGCTGTGATGGGTTGCAGTGGAGGAAGAAGCGAATGCGCAGGTATGTTGAGACTTGACCGGCCAACACAGGAAGAGGGAAATGTAGCGTGCCTTGGACAAAACTTGGAACGTTTGGTTTAGAAATCTGAAAGAACTTGAGGTGAAAATGTTATAAGCATTGACTTGCATAGTCGGCGATTGAACGCAGGATAGTAGAACTGAAGTGCTTGTCCGTTTTGCCACCCCATGTATTAATTAGATGCACATTTAAGATGGGAGGGAAAGACTGAACTCGGGTTTGTGGGCAGGAGATGTATTCCCGTGTCTGCTTTTCAGGCTGAAGcgtaaaagaagaaagatgaggcAGAGGTCCAAGTAAACCGCTAGCTTGTGCACCCATGGAGCCACAGGAGCAGAAATAAGGAAAGCCAGAGGCCAGGGACGCTGGTACCAATTGTTGGACTGCATGCCTACTTTCTAGAGCTTGATTCAGTGGATCTAGAACATCCATCGCCATCTGATCGCAACGACCACCTTTGAGAGACTCGCCTTGTTCATATCAGAAGTCCCTTTTGGTCCGTTGCTCTGGACCTGTGACTTTTCGGGACTAATTCTGTTTTCATGTGTGGCTGAATGTAACAACGTATACAATAAATCTTCTCTTCTGCTGTCttagctgaagaaaaaaatggttttgtcTGTTACGTGGTTTTTATTGGCTGGGGATTTTCTGTCAGTGCAGTAAGTAGGGCCTCTTGAACACCCACGCTGTAGAGCGTCGAGCGCGCTACATAGGCTACAGCCCGGGGTGTGACTCCCGTTCCTGGCCGACATTTGGTCCCCAAGCCCTTGGAGTCGGTAGATGCTGGGTGGCCCTTAACTTCCCAGAAAGGGTGTAGTATAAGCGAGGGGATAGGTTTGAAGGCGGTTCGCGGCCAAGTTAGGGGCAAACGGCACTGCTGCCCCAACTCTTACCTAAGCCTAGGTTACTAAGTTCCGCTTTTGAGACGCTACTGTGCTGTTGCGTTCGGTTGCTATGGTGACACCCAAAGCTTGCTGGGAACTTCCTGCGGCTAGTCGCACTAGTACTTCGCACACCATAGAGTAGTTCCGGGTCTGGTGGCTAGAGCGTCATTTCTTCCGCAGGAAGCGGAAGGGCAATAGGGTAGGCGGCTCTTTGTCGAAGCTAGAGGACCGGCAGGCGGCAGCAGCAACTACGGCGGCGGCGGCAGGTGAGGGAGGCGGGAGACTTAGGTGGAGGCCGCGCCCGGAGGGGAGGAGTCGGGGCCGGCCCAGCAGCTGGGCTCGGCTGGGCTACACAAGGCCCCCCAGGACCGAGCTGGTTCTTCCTCATGCCCCAGGGCCGAGCCCTTTTTCTGACTGACCCTGCTTCGCGAGCAAACGCCAGCTCCGTGACGTCACAGCCCTGCCCATCCCCGCAGCTTGATGTCACCTGGAGTCCCCCCTTTCCGCTTCACTTGTGCTCCCTTAGTGTCCTTTTCGCCTGGTCCACGGCTGAGCGCGGGTCGCACTGCACAGAACCTAGCAAGCTGGAAGACTTGCTGCATAAAACTCTTAGGACTTCTTTTCCAAACTCTGGGGTGTTGAGAAGCGTCATAATCACCGCCCCCAAGTCTAATCAGCCATCCCATTGCCCTGTCAGTCGCTGCTCTTGCACGACTCCGCATTCGGAGTTAACTAGCCTCAACCCTAGGCCGGGCTCTGATCCCCACATCTTCCTTCATCTTGAGGCAGAGTACCCCTCCCCCTTTGTTCACTCAGGGCTGGTTTTCCAACCCATCCTCCTAGGCTCCCAGATTAGTTCTATATTCTTACTTTTCTTGCCGACAATTCCCTTTGATAGGTGAAATTCAGTTTGAACTCAGAGGGAATCTTGGAAGTGCCCAGAGCTCTTGCCATCTTGTCAGACTTCTTTATTGTAACAAACATAGTCCTCTGTTCCTACCCTTCTCCCACCAAgactctgtttgttttttcctgttcagAACCCAGCAGTGATGTGGAGGTGGAGACCCACAGGAGCCCCGGACTTCACCTGAGCTACCTCAGGTATCGAACAATCCCAGAAGAATTGGGTGGGGAGGAGTATCATAGCTGATTATCTGCCTCTGGTGGGAGTTGCAGCATGGTTCAAGCTTAGAtagatggtatttatttttccctttaagtaaaagtttgtatcttcttttttactACTCTTCTTTCTTGATTGTTTCTATTTGGGGACTACATGCCTTTGGAGGAAAAGGATCCTTCTCCTTTTACAGATTCTTCTGTAACTCTGGTCTCTCATCTGGTTGGTTCATTTTAGGGACCTCTGAAGGCAAAGTCAAGCCAGTAGGGAAGGTGCTTGGGGGGAAATGAAGACCAAAGAAACCAGGAAAGATTTCCTTATACTCCAGGGGAAGCAATATGAAGTTTTCCTATATGAACAGCAGGGGGAGCCTGGTCACTGCTTAGGAAAGGCTTATGAGGTCAAACACGTGGTGGCAGGGACTCCCAGTcttcttgggggtggggagaggggagggctaGAACCAGGGCAGTGGACTGACATTCCAGAGCTCTCTTGGGAAAGAGGAGACTTAAAAAGCTTTTATAGAGCCTATAAATAAAGAGGATCTTTATGGGGTGAGGAATGGTGTGGTTTGATGTCAGTGGTATCTTCTAATGGGGAATAGGAGGGGGCTGTAGAATGGGAAAAGAACGGTCACTTGTTCCTGTGAAATTaactccttcctcccaccttgaCCTTACtacaaatgtttttgttctttggggGTGTATAAGTGGAGATCCCAGCTGTAGAACTTCCCCCTCTCCCCGAAATGGAGTGGAGGGAGCTGACCACACTGGTGTTGACAGCAGAGGTGAGCTGGGAGAGAATACTAAAAAATGATAGGTTTAGGAACTGCCATCAAGCTGGTGACACCAGTCTCTTCACTTAGGATTTCCTGGGGTCTAGAGTGCCCTCACCTGAGATCCCACAGAAGAGGGGTTAAGGGAAGTTTTGTCTGCAGTGTCCCATTATCCACAGCCCTAGTAAGCTCACCAGCCCATCTTGGCCACTTCCCAATCTCCTCCTAACCTACTGAGACACTGAGACAGCagttttaatttcactttctcaACTTTAATAAGGTCAGCTCAGAAGGGGAAATAAAACCCAACACTGTTTTCTCCTTGCCCCTTCCTTGGCCTGTCATCATTAGTGAGATGAAGTGGCttcaccccagctccctcctccatTAGTCAGGCTAGTGTGAATCATTCTGACCCAACCAGGTGCACGAGGGCCTGGGAGGGACTTCTGACAAGCCAGCCAATCCAGCCAGAATTCTCATCCCTTAGATTTTCCATCTCCAAAGCCATTGCCTGTCTGGCCTGCCTCTTGCTGGACTGCCTGCTCTGTAGCTGAGAAGAGTGTGGCCTCTCTGGAAGACACCTGTTTGACACAGTTCTTCTCTTTCCTAGCGGTCACCAAGGGTggcaagaagaggaagaaagcccTGAGTTGGGGGGGACCAGAATGCCTGACCGGGACAGCTATGCCAACGGCACCGGGAACAGCGGTGGaggccctggaggaggtggcagcgAGGAGaccagtggggcaggggcaggcagtgGCGGGGCCAGCTCAGATGCCATCTGTAGAGACTTCTTGAGGAATGTATGCAAGCGAGGCAAGCGTTGCCGCTATCGTCATCCAGACATGAGTGAGGTATCCAACTTGGGGGTGAGCAAAAATGAGTTCATCTTCTGCCATGACTTCCAGAACAAGGAGTGTAGCCGCCCAAACTGCCGATTCATCCATGGCTCCAAGGAGGATGAAGATGGTTATAAGAAGACAGGAGAGCTTCCCCCTCGGCTGAGGCAGAAAGTGGCAGCCGGCCTGGGCCTTTCACCAGCTGACTTGCCGAATGGCAAAGAGGAGGTCCCTATCTGCCGTGACTTTCTCAAGGGTGACTGCCAGAGAGGAGCCAAGTGCAAGTTTCGCCACCTGCAGCGGGATTTTGAGTTTGATGCTCGAGGTGGAGGAGgcactggtggtggtggtgcaaCAGGCCCAGTCCCCCCAGGACGACGTCACGACCTCTATGATATCTATGACCTCCCTGACAGGGGCTTTGAGGACCATGAGCCAGGCCCCAAGCGCCGGCGAGGTGGATGCTGCCCCCCAGATGGCCCCCATTTTGAATCCTATGAATATAGCTTGGCTCCACCCCGAGGGGTGGAGTGCAGACTGCTGGAGGAGGAGAATGCCATGCTCAGGAAGCGGGTGGAGGAGCTTAAGAAGCAGGTCAGCAACCTGCTGGCCACCAATGAGGTACTGCTGGAACAAAATGCCCAGTTCCGCAATCAGGCCAAGGTCATGACCCTGAGCTCTACTGCACCAGCAACTGAGCAGACTCTGGCCCCCACTGTGGGCACTGTTGCCACTTTTAACCATGGCATTGCCCAGACTCACACTACTCTCAGCAGCCAGGCTCTACAGCCTCGCCCTGTATCCCAGCAAGAACTGGTGGCCCCCACTGGAGCTCCAGCTGCTCCCCCAACTAATGCTGCACCTCCTGCTgctccaccacccccacccccacacttgaACCCAGAGATCACGCCATTGTCAGCTGCTCTGGCTCAAACAATTGCCCAGGGAATGGCACCCCCACCTGTCTCCATGGCTCCTGTGGCTGTATCTGTGGCTCCTGTGGCCCCAGTGGCTGTATCGATGGCCCAACCCTTGGCAGGAATCACAATGAGCCACACCACCACTCCCATGGTGACTTACCCCATCGCTTCCCAGAGCATGCGTATCACAGCCATGCCACACTGATGGGGCTAATGGACACTCCCCTGGTATAGCCTCCCAGGGCTGGGGTCGAGGGGCCCTTACCCACTCGCCTAGCCCTCTCAGGCCCTGTCTGAAGGGCTCACTCAAGAACTAGGACAAGAGACTACAAGGAGTTTGCTTCTGAGAAAGGGTTGGGCTGGTCTGTTTTCTCTCACCTCCCTTTTATGAGGGTCCTCTTGTCCATCTTCCTTCAAGCCTCACAGAGGGGGCTTTCATAGGAGTGCAGACTGAAGCCAGCAGAGAGGAAGGACTGACTGAGGGGCTGTATGTACCCTGATGGGAAGATGGGGACATCCCTTGTCTTGTCCTCTCTTCTGCATAGCACAGGTTCCAGCACTggctttggaaggaaaaaaaaaaaaaaaccctgcccaGAGGGAAAGCCAGGAGAGATTGGGAAGTGGGTGGCCAGGAGAGAAGGCCTAATAGGAGCCTTCAGACAATTGGGGGTCTAGTTGAGTTGGAGAATACAGGAAACTGTTCCTGGGCCCAAGGGAAGGTGGGGACCATAGTACTCCAGTCCGAAGACTAGGGGAGCATTCATTACCTTGGCTTGGCTTGGCAATCCATAGGGCAGGGCCCACCactttccaaagaaataaaaaaagaattatttttaacaaatggagGCAGTGAAAACTTGCTTAGATAAACCGTGTGGAAGATGAGAGCAGTAAATATATCTCATGCCAAAATGGGATAAAGACCCCACCCTCACACAGCTTGGATAAGGTTGGGCAGAGGCCAGGTGAAGGGTAGGGACCCAGAGCAAAATTAAACGGCGCTTTGTGGGGTAAAAGCGTTGGAGCCACCTAGTCTAGTTTAAAAATAGTCCCATCTGTTGCTGGTTTCTATCTGCATGATACTATTCCCAGGATACCTTAGTAACCAGGGCTCCTGGGGTCATTTAGGGGGGCAGGTACTAAGGAGGGGTGGATGTGCTGGGAAATGGGAATGGGATATGTATTGACAGATCCCTTATTCAAACAGCAGGGCAGGTGGCAGTTGCTCTCTGAGTGGTTGATGACAGTTAATGCCCCTCTTACCCCATCCCTTCCTCAGTTACCAATGCCTTAAGCCTTCAAGGCTTGGGAGGTGCTGGGAAAAGGAAAGTTCTCCTGGGGACACAAACCTCAGGGTTCATCTCTTCCCTTTGCCTCCATATAGAACCACAGAGGTTTTAAATCCAATTAAGAGTCCATAAGGCCAGGGACCCCAGTAGCCAAACCTCAGTTCCTCCTCAGCTTGTAGTTGATGTAGGGGAAACAACTCAGGTATCTAGTCTGATGAGACAGTGGATTTGGGATACAGAACGTGGTTCTGAGTTGTGCTTCCCCCATCATATCTGCTGCTACCTCTTGTTTTGTCTGGTTGATCACTCAGGTTACACCTGGGGTTGGAGATGGTGTGCTCAGTCAAGGCTggtcacaaaaaaaaaagaaaaggcctaaAGACTAGAAGTGGTCAAATACGGAAATATTGTGTGTGGACTCTAGAAACCACACATTGATAAGCTTAATGTTGATTTTTCTGGCACAGTTCTGGATTATTAAAAGAGATGGTTTATGAGTATTTAGAGACAAATGTGATGATAGATACCAACATGAGTTCATCCCAGCCAAATCCTgactattttctttttgccaagTATCTCTAAAGAGGTAGATTTGGGAAACTGTAAACATTGTATCTTCTTGATTAACATATGCCAGCCAAAGACTGCCAGGAATACACCTGTAGTCAAACAAATTGGGTTTAATGCTCACTGCAGTTATGGAGAGTGTGCCATGGGACCCATGCCTAGCAAAGGGACATTAGAAAGGACTTTTAGGACTTGGGACTATGGTTAAGTGATTTGGGGGAAGGTTCAAGGAAGTGGGGCTTGGTTCCACTGGGTGCTGTCAGGGAAGCAGGGATACTTCTGTGATTGGGTATCTTAACTAGGAAAAGAGCAGACTAGAGTGAAGCTGAAATTGGTAATAAAGCAGCAGTCACCCATTAGTTGGGAGAAGGGGATGTTTGCTATTTCATGACTTGCACACTGACCTTGTTTTGTGTTGAAACAAAATTGTGAAGTGTGATCTTGGTTTTTTTGCCTCACTTCATCACAGTCACTGAGTGCCATTGTGTGATGTTGGTGTTTCATGAGATTGTGTCCAGTAGGAGAACATCATTTCCTAGCTGTGAGCCCAGGTCAGCCCTTAACAACCCGAAGCCCAGCACTGCCAGGCCTGTCCCCAGATGGCAGGGCTGCTTTGCTCTTCCTCATCTGCTAAGTCATTGCAGATAAGAGAATAATTATGGGTCAGTTAATGGTAGAGTTTGGCGGAGTCAAAACTCAACATCTTTGTGTAGTAAATGTTGATTAGCACATTTTGTTAGAGAAACTTCTGGTCTCTAGTGATACACTCAAGggctatgttttatttaaaaaatttatataaaaatatgaaaagcccTGTTACCAACATTAACACACGGAAATACCAAGTAAACCTGAAAGTGCTGTAACTTGGATTGACTGAATTAACCCAAGAGGTCAGTTTGGATCAATTTCGATTGACCCTCTCCCTAAAAAATTGCTTGAGCCTATCTGAGAAAGAACTGCAGAGAACTACATTAGCAATAATTCACATGAAAACAACACAGGACTTCAATtggttacaaaaaaattaaactcttagTCCTATAGTATGTCAATCCATAAATACTAAGAGCCTGCTATGTTCTAAGCACCTTCTGAGGAGCTCCAAAAGGGTAAGAGAACCATAGTAATACATTGTAAATATAACAGTTCTACCACGTCTTTTTGAGTGAAACCACTCTTAAAGGATTGTGTGTTCTAAGTGTAATTTTCAAAGAGGCCCATTGATAAATCAGTGGggatagcagaaaaaaaaacctgacgaGACTGAGGGGAAACCTAATagatgtcttcaaatatttgaaggctCTCCAATGGAGAAAAGGTCCTGTCTTGCCGCATAGGAAATAAACAGGGAGTTCTagaataatagctaacatttactgagtacttaatAATATAAGccaaggcactgtgctaggcactttacATGCAATTTCTCTTTGACACAATGGGTACTGTTATACAACCCAGTTTGCAGAGGAGAAAGGCTTAATGAGAGTATGCTGCCCAGGGTTGTTCTGCAACTACTAAGGAATGGAGCCAGGCATTCAGGCAGACTCCAGACTTGGCATAAAAAAGTTCTAATGATAGACCGACTTTGCAGTAACTTTTGAGGAATAGAGGAAATTACCTCAAATCCTGTTGCCCCTTCCATCTTGGAGAGAGGGCAAGGACTAGGTTACCACATCtaatcctctccctccctgaggATGTTAATGAAGTTTACATATTAAATGCAGATTGCAAATCCAGGAAGTTTGGGTATTCTCACTTAGACACTTCCTCGAACAAATGGCCATGCTTTCTCCTGTTACAGAGTTACTGCTTATCACCACCAGGTGGCACCTGGGCTGCAGAATTGTCTACTGGCAGGGACCCACCCTGTTTACTTGTTCTGGTGCCTGCATTGCAGCTGCAGCTCCTATGCCTCCTGGGCCTCAGCTGGGAAGAGACCTTCCTGAGGATTAGCTTTCATCTTCCATAGACTGTCTTTGGTAGAAGGGTCTGATGATCTAGATGGGGTGAGAAAGCAGAGAAGCTGGGAAAGAAACTCCATAGGTCACCCTCTCACCCCCTAGCCTAAGTGACCTGCTCCTCCTACTCTAGTGCTTGGCAAAATTCAGTTTACAGAGAGATTTCCCTCCAAGGAGGCTCATCCATTTTCCTGCTGTATTCTGCATAGTGAGCAGGTCACTCTTACCTCTTCCAGATTCCATGAGCTCCTTACTACCTGCCTTACCTCTGAGAACACGGAAGATGTAAAAGGCAGAAAGTTGTTCCTTACAGTTCTGCACACTGAATGAAGCACTCTAGATACTGTTTAGCCTCAGGGAAGTAGAGAAGGGGAAGTCAGAAAATTTAAGATTAAGGGGGTTAAACAGAGTTGATGAAACAGTCTGATAGAATCTATGCCCT
Proteins encoded in this region:
- the ZC3H10 gene encoding zinc finger CCCH domain-containing protein 10, whose protein sequence is MPDRDSYANGTGNSGGGPGGGGSEETSGAGAGSGGASSDAICRDFLRNVCKRGKRCRYRHPDMSEVSNLGVSKNEFIFCHDFQNKECSRPNCRFIHGSKEDEDGYKKTGELPPRLRQKVAAGLGLSPADLPNGKEEVPICRDFLKGDCQRGAKCKFRHLQRDFEFDARGGGGTGGGGATGPVPPGRRHDLYDIYDLPDRGFEDHEPGPKRRRGGCCPPDGPHFESYEYSLAPPRGVECRLLEEENAMLRKRVEELKKQVSNLLATNEVLLEQNAQFRNQAKVMTLSSTAPATEQTLAPTVGTVATFNHGIAQTHTTLSSQALQPRPVSQQELVAPTGAPAAPPTNAAPPAAPPPPPPHLNPEITPLSAALAQTIAQGMAPPPVSMAPVAVSVAPVAPVAVSMAQPLAGITMSHTTTPMVTYPIASQSMRITAMPH